The nucleotide window ATTACTAATAATTAACTTGTTAAATTTTATTAATAACTTGTTGCTGTTTAATTTGTTCTTTAAGAGACTTAATAATTGAACGATTATTTTGAATTTCTTTTCTATGTTTAAACGCTATAATGCTATCAGCAAGATAAAAACATAAAACAAAAAACATTGTAATAAATACCATTACATATAAAAATATAATCATATTATTTAACCTCCTTGTTTTTTCT belongs to Spiroplasma melliferum and includes:
- a CDS encoding Spiroplasmavirus-related protein, whose amino-acid sequence is MIIFLYVMVFITMFFVLCFYLADSIIAFKHRKEIQNNRSIIKSLKEQIKQQQVINKI